One Sander vitreus isolate 19-12246 chromosome 22, sanVit1, whole genome shotgun sequence DNA segment encodes these proteins:
- the pks1 gene encoding phthioceranic/hydroxyphthioceranic acid synthase, which translates to MEDAEDDIAVIGIGCNFPGGEGLDNFWRVLLEGKNCAVDIPTERFDTTFWYDADDSKPGKTQTTKAALIEGFNEFDHKFFGITEAEAEFMDPQQKLLLQCTYRALEDAGIAMESISGSRTGVYIGLMNRDYEILRSNSPATITHYNGTGTAMSVAANRISFTFNLTGPSFAIDSACSSSLVALHVACQAIKQGDCEMALCGGVSCIIEPRVFVALSKAKMISPEGTSKPFSSRADGYGRGEGCGVVLLKPLKNAIKDGNKIWGIVSKTAVNQDGHSVTPITKPSMTQQQELLQRVYSESDLANVQYIEAHGTGTPVGDPTEAASISNVIAKAKPPGSETLWIGSVKGNIGHTESAAGVAGLIKVLLMMKHATIVPSVFYSEDSASVDVKTLPISIPIKAERWETHWSLGRVAGINSFGFGGTNAHVIVREYRQTTVPTQTPKGCPNLFVISAASEKSLILSITDTHHRLFSDQTVDLQALSYTSACGRSHSRHKYRKAFPTSSLSDLEHQLTSALKKKVRPISSDIQVVFVFCGNGVAYRDMCKQLLREIPVFKDKVREVENLFQSHKSISISQWLAGEYDNEDFSKANVVQPLLFAIQVGIATLLKQWGVKPDAVLGHSVGEVAAAHCSGLLSLEDAVKVLYHRSNLQSKVTGGKMLVVGNVAVEKVLKILPEFSGKICVAAFNSPQSCTLSGDADSIDILHQRLKIVFTEKNLFLHELDVPAAYHSHMMDPILDDIEKSINPLDANNMECKLFSTVTGDSYSDGDFRTGRYWARNIREPVLFEQTLRAATKDKQSRTNVVFVEIGPRRALQRNIHETLGNNTIVLPSVQPEKDYDTVLSTVAKLFELGIRVDWHQLYRGSETLPIALPVYQFVKTKIELNFEAVRKGGESSAFSPHTLISQIKQENKEYMCNLSLETAPYLWEHKNNGVPIVPGAFYVELAYASVMASLRPKKPVSLLQLSVRFESLLTLSSNCYQLKVTLEHAENEASFKIQSSVATHTSGTYRCTDGQPLLEEPTICLDMISQRCKLVIKRKEIYAILSQAGFEYGDVFKQLDDVHFGDEFKEAVTAIQVPSELLKHLHEYFIHPVLLDYFLQMTAVVAIGRLTAKQGFPSAIGSVAISGPLQEEMVMYLRVTQETPDFLEVCGSFSTTMGHVLVELKGVRISFLGNCSSVLQSRFFHNEITAIPDRKDLQNHKIKAIVFEDKLGIAKGLRPYIHPESALVESREHWLAAQIRNLVFDSLTNSVDLENVLFIWGVEDLSHLSSEKMLDCLVTCCELFRQIVLALNESKRSCTVHVITYRSAETIVDHVSPGFVLSGMTRACAAEMAGLSFQLIDLASVTSEDIQTLVRVINTCKKQEVMISKGQASTTRIARTPMGDGALCQSDMHSVYVNDFVLQTTDPYRMAHLSAIPYDTNANYVQEKSVEMQLTNVCAHSSDYFPITTSHLNFGKTMYWNKHASQTHKLLALDFSGIVTAVGKDVCHLRVGDHIASCYPVAATAKIIIPEAVCYSTKRLPFLKETPCVSYFILAWEILQRMLSKVKQQPRKLLIISSNSASALMKVLALTANRSGWNVSSLPHFRGKSLHFDHSHAFVFLPPFDHSWQGMHDSGTHDRHLIFVCSNRMSSSLSANMFALKSKHMHVHQLDVANVLQRANLQVQNRNILDWLMSLGFDTESLPLKREIFQLSSLEEPQTDADAESYFTTKTVQQVVLDHRECDCPASDIPLFTRPGKLFKQSCVYIVTGGLSGLGLETVKFIAHNGGGCIATLSRSTLTDEMQFEMELLQRRYEVTIMNIQCDVSVSMQVVDAISKIKQRFSFCSIKGVFHSAAVLHDALIKNLDESLFRKVLQPKVSGALNLHYATLHNKLDFFVCYSSISSFIGNASQCNYAAANSFLDTFCHYRRNLGLAGQSINWGPLNLGLLLNKDHFQKFLEAKGMMVMDVCDVQEALEKCLVINRPQQVICKFNFKNLHIHVLSQNASLRERLSALVEMELKDELSNEPRVQHLSSTHGIVRSIVSDISNASVDELDDDSALCALGIDSMLAMTLQNKIFQETGVNVPLVRILDPNSTLATLSAIVKNNE; encoded by the exons ATGGAGGATGCAGAGGATGATATAGCTGTTATCGGCATTGGATGCAATTTCCCTGGAG gtGAGGGCTTGGACAATTTCTGGAGGGTTCTATTGGAGGGGAAGAACTGTGCCGTAGATATTCCAACAGAGAGATTTGACACCACTTTTTGGTATGATGCTGATGATAGCAAacctggaaaaacacagaccacCAAAGCAGCTCTTATAGAAGG gTTTAATGAGTTTGATCACAAGTTTTTTGGCATTACTGAAGCAGAGGCTGAATTCATGGACCCTCAGCAGAAACTCCTTCTGCAGTGTACATACAGGGCATTGGAAGATGCAGGAATCGCTATGGAAAGCATCAGTGGCAGCAGAACTGGAGTTTACATAG GTCTAATGAACAGGGATTACGAGATACTCCGAAGTAACAGTCCTGCTACGATAACCCACTACAACGGCACTGGGACGGCCATGAGTGTGGCTGCCAATAGAATATCCTTCACCTTTAATCTCACTGGCCCTTCTTTTGCCATAGACAGTGCCTGTTCTTCATCTTTGGTGGCTCTACATGTAGCCTGCCAGGCTATAAAGCAAG GAGACTGTGAGATGGCTCTGTGTGGAGGTGTCAGCTGTATAATAGAGCCAAGAGTGTTTGTAGCTCTCAGCAAGGCCAAGATGATCTCACCTGAGGGAACCAGCAAACCTTTCTCCAGCAGAGCAGATGGCTATGGTAGAGGGGAGGGCTGTGGTGTAGTTCTCCTGAAGCCTCTGAAAAAC GCCATAAAAGACGGCAACAAAATATGGGGTATCGTCAGCAAAACAGCGGTCAACCAAGATGGACACTCAGTGACTCCAATCACTAAACCCTCCATGACTCAACAACAGGAGCTGTTGCAAAGAGTCTACTCAGAGTCTGACCTTGCGAATGTCCAGTACATAGAGGCACATGGGACGGGAACTCCAGTTGGAGATCCAACAGAGGCAGCAAGCATCTCAAACGTCATTGCTAAAGCCAAACCTCCCGGTTCAGAGACGCTGTGGATTGGCTCTGTGAAGGGCAACATTGGACATACAGAATCTGCAGCTGGAGTGGCCGGACTCATTAAGGTACTCTTAATGATGAAACATGCAACCATTGTTCCCTCAGTTTTCTACTCAGAAGACAGTGCCAGTGTAGATGTAAAAACTCTGCCTATAAGCATTCCGATTAAAGCTGAAAGATGGGAGACACATTGGTCATTAGGAAGGGTGGCTGGGATCAACAGCTTTGGGTTTGGAGGCACAAATGCACATGTGATTGTAAGAGAGTACAGACAGACCACCGTACCCACTCAGACCCCAAAAGGCTGTCCAAATCTCTTTGTAATATCTGCAGCCTCTGAGAAATCACTTATCCTGTCTATTACTGACACCCACCACAGGCTTTTCAGTGATCAAACAGTTGACTTACAGGCATTGTCATACACTTCAGCATGTGGAAGGAGTCATTCCAGACACAAATATAGGAAGGCCTTTCCAACATCTTCCCTCTCAGATTTAGAACATCAGCTGACATCTgcactaaaaaaaaaggttaggcCAATAAGCTCTGACATCCAggtggtgtttgtgttttgtgggAATGGGGTTGCCTACAGGGATATGTGCAAGCAGCTCCTGAGAGAGATTCCTGTTTTCAAAGATAAGGTCAGAGAAGTTGAGAATCTCTTTCAGAGTCATAAAAGCATCAGCATTAGTCAATGGCTTGCTGGTGAATACGACAATGAGGATTTCAGCAAGGCAAATGTTGTCCAGCCTCTTCTTTTTGCGATTCAGGTTGGCATTGCCACTCTCCTAAAGCAATGGGGTGTCAAACCTGATGCCGTGCTTGGACACTCTGTTGGTGAGGTTGCTGCCGCTCACTGTTCTGGTCTCCTGTCTCTTGAGGATGCTGTAAAAGTATTATATCACCGCAGTAATCTTCAGAGTAAGGTCACAGGGGGGAAAATGCTTGTTGTTGGTAATGTGGCAGTAGAAAAGGTATTAAAAATCCTTCCAGAGTTTTCTGGGAAGATTTGTGTTGCAGCGTTCAACAGTCCCCAGTCCTGCACTCTGTCAGGGGACGCAGATTCCATAGACATCCTTCATCAAAGGCTGAAGATTGTGTTTACAGAGAAAAATCTCTTCCTCCATGAGTTAGATGTGCCAGCAGCATACCATAGCCATATGATGGATCCTATACTGGATGACATTGAGAAAAGTATTAATCCCTTGGATGCCAACAACATGGAGTGCAAGCTTTTTTCTACAGTGACAGGAGACAGTTATTCAGATGGTGACTTTAGAACAGGCAGGTACTGGGCAAGGAACATCAGAGAGCCAGTTTTATTTGAACAAACACTGCGTGCTGCCACCAAAGACAAGCAATCAAGGACAAATGTGGTTTTTGTGGAGATTGGACCTCGTAGGGCTCTCCAAAGGAACATACATGAGACTTTGGGAAATAACACCATAGTTCTTCCCTCTGTTCAGCCAGAGAAAGATTACGACACAGTCTTGTCTACCGTGGCAAAACTATTTGAACTGGGCATCAGAGTGGACTGGCATCAACTCTACAGAGGTTCTGAGACATTGCCCATAGCTCTTCCAGTCTATCAGTTTGTCAAAACAAAGATAGAATTGAACTTTGAAGCTGTGAGAAAAGGTGGTGAATCATCTGCATTTTCCCCACATACGCTCATATCCCAAATAAAGCAGGAAAACAAAGAGTACATGTGCAACCTCTCATTAGAGACTGCACCATATCTCTGGGAGCATAAAAACAATGGCGTTCCCATTGTGCCAGGCGCGTTCTATGTTGAACTAGCTTATGCCTCAGTGATGGCAAGTTTAAGGCCGAAGAAACCTGTTTCTCTGCTCCAGCTCAGTGTACGTTTTGAGAGTCTGCTTACACTAAGCTCAAACTGTTATCAGTTGAAAGTGACACTGGAACATGCAGAGAATGAGGCTTCATTTAAAATACAGTCTTCTGTCGCAACACATACCTCTGGCACATACAGGTGTACAGATGGCCAACCGCTGTTAGAAGAACCAACCATTTGTCTTGACATGATCTCCCAGAGGTGCAAATTGGTTATAAAGAGAAAAGAGATTTATGCAATTCTTTCTCAAGCTGGATTTGAATATGGCGATGTCTTTAAACAGCTTGACGATGTGCATTTTGGAGATGAATTCAAGGAAGCTGTGACAGCAATTCAAGTCCCTAGTGAACTTCTAAAACACCTTCATGAATATTTCATTCACCCTGTGTTATTGGACTATTTCTTGCAAATGACCGCTGTGGTAGCTATCGGACGGCTAACAGCCAAGCAGGGATTCCCTTCAGCTATCGGTAGTGTAGCCATTTCAGGACCACTACAAGAGGAAATGGTTATGTACTTACGGGTCACTCAGGAGACTCCAGACTTCCTTGAAGTATGTGGTAGCTTTTCCACCACAATGGGTCATGTACTGGTGGAACTTAAGGGAGTGAGGATCTCATTTTTGGGCAATTGCTCAAGTGTTCTTCAGTCACGGttctttcacaatgaaataacTGCAATTCCTGATAGGAAAGACTTgcaaaatcacaaaataaaagcaatagtTTTTGAAGACAAACTTGGCATTGCTAAAGGACTTAGGCCATACATACACCCAGAGTCAGCACTTGTGGAGAGCAGAGAGCATTGGCTTGCAGCTCAAATTCGAAATTTAGTGTTTGACTCACTTACCAACAGTGTGGATTTGGAAAATGTTCTCTTCATTTGGGGCGTAGAGGACCTCAGTCACTTGTCATCTGAGAAGATGCTGGACTGTTTGGTGACTTGCTGTGAGTTGTTTCGCCAGATTGTTTTAGCCTTGAATGAGAGCAAACGCTCTTGCACTGTCCACGTCATAACCTATAGATCGGCAGAAACGATTGTGGACCATGTCAGTCCTGGTTTTGTGCTGTCTGGTATGACAAGGGCTTGTGCAGCAGAGATGGCAGGTCTCTCGTTTCAACTGATTGACCTTGCTTCTGTGACCAGTGAAGACATTCAAACGCTGGTTCGTGTGATAAACACCTGCAAAAAACAAGAGGTCATGATCAGCAAAGGCCAAGCATCAACAACAAGAATAGCACGGACCCCGATGGGGGACGGCGCTTTATGTCAAAGTGATATGCACTCAGTATATGTGAACGACTTTGTTCTACAGACAACTGATCCATACAGAATGGCTCACTTGTCTGCCATCCCCTACGACACAAATGCAAATTATGTCCAAGAGAAGTCAGTTGAGATGCAGCTTACCAATGTCTGCGCTCATTCGTCTGATTACTTTCCCATCACCACTTCACATTTGAACTTCGGCAAGACAATGTATTGGAACAAGCATGCGTCACAGACTCACAAGCTCCTCGCTTTAGATTTTAGTGGCATTGTCACAGCTGTTGGGAAAGATGTTTGTCATCTAAGAGTGGGAGATCATATAGCTTCATGTTACCCAGTTGCTGCCACTGCGAAGATTATAATTCCCGAAGCCGTGTGCTACAGCACAAAGAGGCTCCCGTTTCTGAAAGAGACTCCATGTGTGTCTTACTTCATACTGGCATGGGAGATCCTGCAGAGAATGCTGTCTAAGGTAAAACAACAGCCCAGAAAGCTGCTCATCATCTCATCCAACTCAGCCTCTGCTCTGATGAAGGTTTTGGCTCTGACAGCAAACAGGTCAGGCTGGAATGTTTCTTCTTTgccacatttcagagggaaatcgCTGCATTTTGATCATAGtcatgcatttgtttttctgcCCCCGTTTGATCACTCCTGGCAGGGGATGCATGACAGTGGTACTCATGATAGACACCTTATTTTTGTATGTAGCAATCGCATGTCATCCTCACTCTCAGCAAACATGTTTGCATTGAAGAGtaaacacatgcatgtacatCAACTTGATGTGGCGAATGTTCTCCAGAGAGCCAATCTGCAAGTACAAAACAGGAATATCTTGGATTGGCTAATGTCATTAGGCTTTGATACAGAGTCTCTACCTTTGAAAAGGGAGATTTTTCAATTATCAAGCCTAGAAGAGCCGCAGACTGATGCAGATGCTGAGTCATACTTTACAACAAAAACAGTGCAGCAAGTTGTTCTAGATCACAGAGAATGTGACTGTCCAGCGTCTGATATCCCTTTGTTTACAAGGCCTGGGAAACTTTTTAAACAAAGCTGTGTTTATATTGTAACCGGAGGGCTCTCTGGTTTGGGACTAGAGACGGTAAAGTTCATTGCCCATAATGGTGGAGGTTGTATTGCAACACTGTCCAGAAGTACTCTGACTGATGAAATGCAGTTTGAAATGGAACTCCTCCAAAGAAGATATGAGGTGACAATCATGAATATCCAGTGTGATGTTTCTGTGTCGATGCAGGTTGTGGACGCGATCTCAAAAATCAAACAACGCTTCTCCTTTTGTTCAATCAAAGGAGTGTTTCACAGTGCTGCAGTATTACATGATGCGTTGATCAAAAACCTCGATGAGTCCCTCTTCCGAAAGGTGCTGCAGCCCAAAGTGAGTGGGGCTCTAAATCTACACTATGCAACACTTCACAACAAACTGGATTTCTTTGTGTGCTACTCCTCCATCTCTTCATTCATTGGCAATGCCTCACAGTGTAACTACGCAGCAGCCAATTCTTTCCTCGACACATTCTGTCATTATCGGAGAAACCTTGGACTTGCTGGACAGTCCATCAACTGGGGCCCTTTAAACCTTGGCCTCTTGTTGAACAAAGACCATTTCCAAAAGTTCCTGGAGGCAAAGGGGATGATGGTAATGGATGTGTGCGATGTGCAAGAGGCACTTGAAAAGTGTCTTGTGATAAACAGACCACAACAAGTCATATGCAAGTTCAACTTCAAAAATCTGCACATTCATGTACTTTCACAAAATGCATCTCTCAGAGAGCGGCTGTCAGCTTTAGTGGAAATGGAGCTAAAAGATGAACTAAGCAATGAACCCAGGGTTCAGCATTTGTCTTCCACACATGGAATTGTGAGATCAATTGTCAGTGACATCAGCAATGCTAGTGTAGATGAGCTGGATGATGACTCAGCTCTGTGTGCGCTGGGTATTGACTCAATGTTGGCCATGACTCTGCAGAATAAGATTTTCCAAGAGACAGGTGTGAATGTGCCTTTGGTTAGAATATTGGACCCGAACAGTACACTGGCTACTTTGTCAGCTATTGTAAAGAATAATGAATGA